Proteins encoded in a region of the Zunongwangia endophytica genome:
- a CDS encoding nucleotide sugar dehydrogenase yields the protein MNISIFGLGYVGCVSVGCLAQNGHNVIGVDVNQNKIDLINDGKPTIIEADINKIIQEQHKWGRISATKDAKKAVMDSEVSIIAVGTPSSEKGHLNLQYIFAVAESIGEAISKKDSFHIIALRSTVMPGTCDKIANIIEKSSGKKRNRAFAVVDNPEFLREGTAVKDYYNPPLTLIGSDNKEAAEKLAILYKDLPGEIVISDLKVAEIMKYVNNTYHALKISFANEVGNICSELDIDSHEVMNIFCKDKQLNISPYYFKPGFAYGGSCLPKDLKGLQTLAHDLYVESPVIDSIDKTNENQIARATKLIYKYWNKKLGFLGLSFKEGTDDLRNSPAVRVIEALLGKGADVTIYDKNVNMTLLTGTNKDYVDARIPHLSKLLTSDLEQVIQDSDVLIVNTKEKEFIEKLEDIEGKVIIDFVRLGDQFLNKKNYTGINWATDLETGKYISAEDTVI from the coding sequence ATGAATATAAGTATTTTCGGATTAGGATACGTTGGTTGCGTAAGCGTTGGTTGTTTAGCCCAAAATGGGCACAATGTAATAGGTGTAGATGTAAACCAAAACAAAATTGATTTAATCAATGATGGGAAACCTACTATTATTGAAGCGGATATAAATAAAATAATCCAGGAACAACATAAGTGGGGAAGAATTTCGGCTACTAAAGATGCTAAAAAGGCGGTAATGGATTCTGAGGTTAGTATTATAGCTGTAGGTACGCCTAGTTCTGAAAAAGGGCACTTAAACTTGCAATATATATTTGCTGTAGCCGAAAGTATTGGAGAGGCGATTAGTAAGAAAGATAGCTTCCATATTATTGCGTTACGTTCTACTGTAATGCCGGGCACCTGTGATAAAATTGCAAATATCATAGAAAAAAGTTCTGGAAAGAAAAGAAATAGGGCTTTCGCGGTAGTGGATAATCCGGAATTCTTAAGGGAAGGGACTGCCGTAAAGGATTACTATAACCCGCCCTTAACCTTAATTGGCTCAGATAATAAAGAGGCTGCAGAGAAATTAGCCATACTATATAAGGACTTACCGGGAGAGATTGTAATTTCCGATCTAAAGGTGGCGGAAATAATGAAGTATGTAAACAATACTTATCATGCTTTAAAAATATCTTTTGCAAACGAGGTGGGTAATATTTGTAGTGAATTGGATATTGATTCCCATGAGGTTATGAATATTTTTTGTAAAGACAAACAATTGAATATTTCACCTTATTATTTTAAACCAGGCTTTGCTTACGGTGGTTCATGTTTGCCTAAGGATTTAAAGGGGCTTCAAACTTTGGCGCACGACTTATATGTAGAGTCCCCTGTAATAGATAGTATCGATAAAACTAATGAGAATCAAATTGCAAGGGCTACCAAATTGATTTATAAATACTGGAACAAGAAGTTAGGCTTTTTAGGGTTAAGTTTTAAAGAAGGGACAGACGATTTAAGAAATAGTCCCGCTGTGAGGGTTATTGAAGCTTTATTAGGAAAAGGAGCAGATGTTACTATTTATGATAAGAATGTAAATATGACGTTACTTACAGGTACAAATAAGGATTATGTGGATGCTAGAATTCCACATTTGTCTAAATTGTTAACATCAGATTTGGAGCAGGTAATTCAAGATTCGGATGTGTTAATAGTTAATACTAAGGAGAAAGAATTTATTGAAAAATTAGAAGATATTGAA
- a CDS encoding sulfotransferase, giving the protein MNIIYILGTGRTGTTLLGIALSNNSDIFDTGEILKFCKLRGEPHGFDSSTPNYIFWKGIFNKLKDRVDINHSLDETIHKIEYHKYFFKNFFLRKRSVRYKNYINKFIDALDEEIGENYIVDSSKYPGRALSLKNHVNSRHNINYVYIKRNPISVVNSFSKKNVEQPSKGFLASNAYYFLVNLCCLCFLCTIKRDEKITIRYEDFISRPEEVLNKIQSKFKINLSSSVELIKENKELKTGFIFEGNRIRLKSGVILKKSDQQISPNGIKDYLTLLINGFWYYIK; this is encoded by the coding sequence CTTCTTGGTATTGCACTAAGTAATAATTCTGATATTTTTGATACAGGGGAGATCTTAAAGTTTTGTAAACTTAGAGGAGAGCCGCACGGATTTGATTCTTCAACTCCCAATTATATTTTTTGGAAAGGCATTTTTAATAAACTAAAAGATAGAGTAGATATTAATCATAGTTTAGACGAAACTATACATAAGATTGAATATCATAAATATTTTTTCAAGAATTTTTTCCTTAGAAAAAGAAGTGTTAGATACAAGAATTATATAAACAAATTTATAGATGCCTTGGATGAAGAAATAGGGGAAAATTATATAGTAGATTCTTCAAAATATCCTGGGAGAGCATTGTCATTGAAAAATCATGTGAATTCAAGGCATAATATTAATTATGTGTATATAAAAAGAAATCCAATTAGCGTTGTTAATTCATTTTCGAAAAAAAATGTCGAGCAACCATCTAAGGGATTTTTAGCATCTAATGCATATTATTTTTTGGTTAATCTTTGTTGTTTATGTTTTTTATGTACTATTAAAAGAGATGAAAAAATCACTATAAGATATGAAGACTTTATTTCTAGGCCAGAAGAGGTTTTAAATAAGATTCAATCTAAATTTAAGATAAATTTAAGTAGTTCTGTTGAGTTAATAAAAGAAAATAAGGAGCTAAAAACGGGATTTATTTTTGAAGGGAATCGTATTCGATTAAAGAGTGGAGTGATACTTAAAAAGAGTGATCAACAAATAAGTCCGAACGGAATTAAAGATTACCTAACATTATTGATTAATGGTTTTTGGTATTATATAAAGTAA